Within Vicia villosa cultivar HV-30 ecotype Madison, WI linkage group LG1, Vvil1.0, whole genome shotgun sequence, the genomic segment ATATACAATACACATGGTCATTccaaataacacctaaacatttaattacaattcatacagaatatgcattcacagcggaaagtactaaaaatactcatgtatttcataaaatgattcatgtcccatgccatgatcatatctcaataagtatctcaacataaaataaaccataatcataACATTTAGCTTAAAAGCCTCCCAAACAACAAGTAAACAATAAACAGATTCACGAgtcataacataatacataaacaaataaaacatgagttcaacacgcctagtctacccagtgttacatgaccagagcatcgactcactacctaatctccaacaaacacagaATAAACTCCAGCTAAGTCTCACAAGAGCTACTAAACgtcagaacctgcatgtcgccaaacgagggcaacattaaaacagaagggtgagaatacgaatcattatgaagaaaggataataagatacaatgattcaatcaacagttataggaattcatcacacttatataaccatgtaaataatactaaccaacatttatttcacatgttacaagcatacatcaaaactcaaggagtataatattaaattccaatactatattcccaaataatacacataactataattatcacataatcatatattttaccaagtcatgtgtccaaacatcaccaaatccaaTTTTCACATTtcatgtacacataacaatcacataaatgcatatattcaaacatcacataacctcaatgtgactcaatgcaaaacatatgactcaatgcatgtggtacccaatgtggacccaaagttccaccgcttccgattcatatagaatctagccacgcttcagatccggacaagatcgaagccaccaaatgtaaacatatagtttaccgctttccgaattcactctagaatccaagccgcttccgatccggacaagatcaaagccactacgcatgtttccaattaaggatcaacgtaatctacatctatttccattcaaggatcaccgtctaataccatgtgaacccacagtttcaccgcttccacaataaagccgactatgccatgaatgaatatacaattaccaaccaattatgcaattaagatcatctctaccatcttaacattccacatctcacaataattcaacacgatgaattatccaccaattgtacacaacattcacaacacatacatatcattcacatataaaaggccaattaatcaattacgattcataaaatccaattaacactagtatccatactatctcatgtcaattcacatttaccacatatatatgaatatacacattatcaaaacaacatcattggcatggcaatatattattctcaacataaatattcgagccaaaaatacaattacagacaaattctcaaaataccgtaatttaccgataaaccgaataagttatccaagtccaaacataatatgattaaatagactcatcgcaattaattcaattattagtttaaccaattaatatcaaactatattaatttaattcacttctatttctattccatttccacTTTATAGAATtatattgctcaagaccatttttattgaaaagaatatcgcgctagctttctaacgcttcgaatggagactcaaacggagttacggttcaaaagatatgaatttgtaaagtttcaacgagaatgtaaacaccgacatcataaacTTACAACTCTAAACATATAAGAATAACTCTTATGAATTTAGTTGGCTAATAGTCTAACTCAAGTAATAATGAAACAACTCTAAGGAgtcaaataccttcaattttaatttcTCAGTTTATCAAATTTGACTCTAAACAACTCGAAAGCAACTCTGACAACCCTATTGACAATTCTaacaaaattgaaaataatttaaattattcaattaactcAATTATTTATCTATAATAATATTAAAGGCTTACTTGAATCTAAGTTCCTAATTTCTCATAAAAGTATTTGTGCGCTTTGAAGTTAAACCTTAAATCCTCTAGGCATGCTACTGTTAAGCATATATAATACAACTATACAAGTTGCAATGTAGTTTAACCATATTGGCATGCTGAGACATTAACATCACGTTACGGTAGACTACATACTTTCCCATTCATGTTTCCCATTCATGTTGTAAAAATAATTAGCAAAAACCTATATAATATGAGTCCTAATAGTGCAGTTCGTTTGGATATGATTCTAATTAGCAGATGTGGTATATAGCGGAAAACTTAAAACTTTTTCATTAATTCTCTATACGGATCCATCCAAGGTACATACTAGAGGACTATAAAGGGTAAGACACTAAAGGTAATACACTAAATGTAGCACACTCTACTGATTGATATATACCAGGGGTCTATAATTGAATAACACCCACTGCAATAGAGCTAGTAGTTTATGacagtatatatatataccaatttGTGATTCTCAATCATCTCCCAATTTCACCAATGTACCAATTACTAACTTCAAAATCTATTTATAAcatcaatttcatggattctcAACAAAACTTCACATGTCAAAAACttaaaattgaagaacaaaaatccctaaatcatgttaatctacccattgacccaatcatactaacccataataagaattctcccccttacctcttgttgATTTCTTGGAACCCTAGCTTTTGTTCTCCTcttctcttagtctcctttctcccctttctcttctcttgaaaaTGAACAAATGAAAAATGATATCTCTAACTCTCATCAAACCCTTACTAACTTATTTGTCTTAATAGACCTAAAAAAATAACACCCCCAATTTACTTCTACTTCTAATAATTAGGCCCAATTAAATATAATCTCTTAATATCTCTATTTAGTTCAATAAACTAAATACACACCAATACACACAaagttaattaattcaattaattattatatctcataacaattaaataattatttaacacaccaagtaaaataaaataatataataaaataaatacggataaaatcttctaataactcaatgtctcatatttcccgtctaatcttaattacccggaaaattcccaaaatgctaaatattatctcattaatatttttaatactaaaaatattaaaattttcgattaaatattggTCCGCTATCCCTAACTAATactgactaaatcgtcccaaaacgcgaaaatttcaataaacatcagaaatgactaaattaagcaaataattattaaaaacaccaaataatataattactaatataattaataaaaaatcgggatgttacagccTATATGACAAGGGGCAAAATATCTATTAAcccttttattttttgttgttctAGGAATAAAGTTTAGAGTTAACaatgaaattaacaaattttttccATATCTTCTAAGTACGTATGAGGCATAGTTGTATGCCAGTTACGTTGGGTAGTATCAACGAAAAGTTAACACCCAATCAACGTGCCAAAATCAAATGAAGATGCAGTAGGCACTTCTGTGAGAGATGTGGGTGCTaacaatgaatatgaagtagaaacaacgtttaatgatgatgcaaatctTATGGAAAGTTAATCAAAGTGTGTATCAAACATGACTGCAAGAATGAATAACCAATCAAGGAAGCAAGGAAAAGGACTAGGTTGAATTTGTAATGCACAATGTGTGctgcaaattaaaaatatttagtttaGATTTAGAAAAGAAACGTGTTGTAGTGAACAACTTGACAATATGTGGTTATGTATTAATTTTGTGCATAATGTGTTAATTATGTTATAGTACACTACTTGATCAGAATTTTTGTTGCTCTTTCTTTTTCGCTTGATCAGTTTTTTTATGACTCTTCCTTTCTTAATCAGAATCTTAGTCCTGATATCAATTGttggaaaaataacaaaaataaataaatttttacgcATGCAGAAGCATACccaaaaaaagaagcaaaaattcaaaaatataactcacaaatttattattcaacttgtAATTTTTACGAGGATATAATTATATACCCTCTCAAACAATTTCAATTTTTAAGGAGAAAACTGCAAACCCTCCAAACTgcaattttcaaacaaaaaaattgcAAACTCTATTTCAATTACAATTTTTGGACGGAAAAACTGCAAACTCTgccaattaaaattttcaaacggAAAAATTACAAACtttctcaacaaactatttttgtaCGAAAAAATAGGAAACCCTCTCAACAAAActattttgaaacaaaaaaaataaaaaaccctCTTTAGACACACAACTACACAAATCTCTAATATACCAAAAAGACTACAGTTTATTATTGTGTAGAAAACCTAAACTAACTATCTCTATTTATATTAATACTCAAACTGTATTTTCTTCATACTACCCGATGTGGAATTTGAATGAATATACTATTTGACGGGTGCAGTTaacgtgcatagataaaaatctatgcaccatgcatagattattattgacccttggatcattggatcaaattctaaacatcaattgttattactcaatactcaatactcaatactcaccacttaatactcaatactcaatactcaatactggattaaaaacatgattcaatggcttatgtaggcttatgcatggtgcataagtaaaatccttatgcatattagccaaagtccTATTTAACCCAACACCCAATGTAAATTATTATCATCACCATTATCATAATCATCACGATCATTAACATTATCAACTTCTACATCTTCCCCTTAAATACTATCACAATCTACCTAAATGTTTGAATTGTCCATTATGTTTAATTATGGTATGATATCAAAACCGTACAAAATATGTCAATTAGATGTATAATATAGATTTATAACATAGATTTATAACATAGATTTATAACAAAGTTGATTAATGACGTGTAACAACTTGGTTAATGTTCTATATGCATTGGTtaataaacactcaaacataagtaaaaatttataactttctttattataaaatttgttaatagtGTGAAATAAATTGGTCAATATAGTTCAAAATATGGTTAGTGAATAATCATGAATAAATGTACGatatcaattaaaagaaaaaaaattggtcAATGATGTGTAACAACTCGGTTAATGGAGTGTATACGGTGGTTAATAAACGACCAGACATAAATAAAAGTTTATAACATTATTTATTCATCTTTCAatgtaaaaaatagaaaatatgagtAAAAAAAAGATTGATATCATTTCAATGATGAAACTATAATGGGCTAAAAAAATTCACTAGctaaatcttcatcttcattatgTAATGatgtcaaataaatttatttcattattgattaaaaaacttacaaaaaaaatattcGATTAAAGAATAAGTGGGAGATGCAAAGAGAAGAAAGGTGGACTAATGAGCGAGAGAATGGTgggagaaaaaaaataacaagAGATAACATTGAAAAagtaaagagagagaaagaaaaaaatatatataaaaaaaagaaaataaatagtatcaatattttattaatacaTCTAGTAAGTTAAAATAGTTGTATATGCTGTAGTATCATATTTGAGTGTCTATATAGTAAAACTAATATTAAATATGAAatagttttatattttaaaaagattattttttttttatctttaaaaaggGATTTTATAGTAccgttttttaaaaatattacaagtttttttatattattttttctcaattgaaaaattaattttaacattctataacataaacgcacattattgaagatcaaaacatAGTCGAAATTGcaagttttttcaaaaatttgaatttcaaaaataatttttatgaaaagttatttgaaatagcttcaaaattatattttttttatttaaggaaGATTCTCCAAGTCGGCAGACATTACAACGATTAGGGTCAGCGCCGTCCACCCTAGTCGGTCGTAACAATCGTATACACACGAATGGATTCTACCGTTATGGGGACAATCCAAAGTTCCTCTatttatgatggtgattactgCTCCAACAGCTATAtatagggctcccgaccgagggataagcaagacacttcTATTCTCGAGCTTGCACCACTTGCACGattcaaatccctaaagcaaatACTTACAAACTCCTGTGTGACTTCGCCGAAATCCTCTTTCGGAAAATAATCAAAAGTGTTATGCAAGAAAATTTGGcgcctgtaacacccttctaaaccccgcaaaaattaataaaataattcagagtaaaacatgaaaacaagggtgccacaattccaattaaaacaaatttatcataacttcattgtcatgctttaaaaatatttggattcacacctcattccatcatttaaacacgtagaccatctcgtaagattcatcgtgctcgaaacaacactaaaaacagacctacggttcgaaagttacacatcatttaacttttccaagaaaacaaccatcgctacagcacgcggcgcaaccaaggttcgcggcgcgacctgtacCACACAAACGAGTTCGCGGCGCaacatatgcacgcggcgcgaaacgagaaaataagtacgccttcgcggcgccaacaatgggacgcggcgcgaactggcgatttcacagactttcgggtctgcgtcagatcctgcgatctcgcccaatttgagtccaaaactaactccaaacatcatatacaggcagttaatcatcaattgcatcattattcatcatcacacatcaaaacaacacataaatcaatcaataatccatgcaattttcatcaattcataacctccccaacctaacatataattcaattgactcaacaacatccctaatcaatattattatctaagaacacaataatagatggtaaccagagagtccccctttaccttagccaaagattcttgattggttcttttcctctttgttcctcttcacgtaccagctttccaatctctcatctcctctgctatgcttttcacgttcctttttcctttctcccaattttccttattatttatgaaaaataacattttaattagtaaagggctttactaacatagcaccccctctttactaacaccacacttggcccaatagcccatctcataattctttccaaataattctacaaaataccgaataattccaaataataatttaatttccgattaaattaaaattagaaaatatggggtgttacagcgcCCACTATGGGGCCTAGTTAAAACTTTCCCAGACCGCATATCTTTTCACACATCTTCAACATCTAGATGTCTAGAACATCACCCAGCGATGATGAAACTCCGCCTAACATGACCCATCTACTTGCCATGGTGGAGTCCCTTAGACAACATAATGTAACCCTCCAAGACAGTGTCCAAATTTTGCAATCCCAAACGACGCAGGAGGATGAATTCCTGGAGGAGCCTGTTGATCTTCAACCTTTGGCAGAAGCCGTCTGGGAAGATACGGTGCCAAAGAACTTCAAGCCTCCTCATTTACCGACCTTTGATGGCAAAAGCGATCCTCAGGAACAAAATGCCATTTAACGATTTCGATGTTTTCGAGTTTGGGTTTGAATGGGTTGAAagtaaaaatggaaaataaaatatatgaacagaaaataaatacattcttaggAGAGGATAACTTATTAGGCATGCAAATATACTCACTCGTCAcagacttaaacttatcgaccaattgcactcaacctacaatactcgtcattaCCATCACGTGTCTCTCACATCAATGTTCATCTCTGAAGCACCAACGAGACGTATCACAAccgaggttatctctaacgcaaggttgcgagaacatccgtgttctcgtgTCAGCGATCTCTCGTGCGCAGCTCAAATATGAAAGCATTAAGCTTTGACACACAAGTGATTGTCAGCTCTAAATCCATCTTTAGAGTGTAGAAACTACCAGAAATCTATCCCTAACCAGAACTCATGAAGTATATCTCTATAACAtcacaaatccaaacataaatgcaaaaagattagGGAAGATAACAATAACAATTTTAAAGCAGATTTTATACAACGCCAtgagcgataaatatacataagattcgaataaatatacaaacaaaacctaaCACAAAGGAAATACACAAAGAGCAAAAGAGATAAACTGAACATCTTGCGGGTTGTCAGCtttggttgatgagaaatccacctccgatcatccaaatgcatgacccaatgttgttttctaagctaatcctaaacTAAGAAGGAAGTTGATAGAGTTGGGATACAAAGCCCCTaaaaccataacctagaaatgttacaaatgaaagaatataaagaaaaatctGCGCAGGTTGGCTAAGCGAGCTACActtattcttaaaaatatctaGCATAGTAAAATGGATCTCACTTAGTGAGCTAACCGCACTAAGCGGGCTTAGAAAATATGCTCTTATCTATTTTTAAAGCTCTAAGCGCGCTAAAGCTTGGCTTAGCGAGCTTCTGCAGAATTTTCTTCTTATTGCCACAAATATATGCTTAAAATAacgacattttgacacttatcaactcCCACGAACACACTCTTATGAAAATTGACCTTAAACCCCGAGATGGATTCAAACAATAACAAAACTACTTTAAGAGCCCTCATATTAGCTCAACTCTTCACCCCTGTCAATAAAGTATCATCAGCAAATTGAAGATGAGACATTAAGCCGCCATCCGCATTTCCCACCTTATACCATGTATACAAACGCTCTCGCACcatggcattcatcaaaacactaaaaccTTCAGTCGCAATTAAAAAGAGAAAAGGTGATAACGGATCACCCTGCCGTAACCCTCTTTCCAACTTAAATTCATCAGTTGGGCTACCATTCACTAGCACCGAAGCTGAAGAAGTAGTAAAACATTCAATGATCCATTTCCCCCATACCATAGGAAATTGCATTCTAACCATTACTCTCTTCAAATAACACCAATCCACTGAAtcatatgtttttcaaaatccactttaaataAAAGtaactctttcttcttcttcttcttcgtagcTTCATCTACCAATTCATTTTCTATAAGGATGCCATCAAGAATTTGTCTGCCTGCAATGAACGCTGATTGAGTATCCGAAATCAGCCCCCGATCACATTTTTCAATCTATTTGCCAACACTTTTGCCAAAACTTTATACAAACATCATACTAGCGAAATAGGCCTAAACTCTGCCACCCGCGGTGGATTAGCAACTTTAGGAATCAAAATAATGAAAGTGCTATTAACTCCTTTAGTTAACTTCCCGTTAGAATGAAAATCCACCATAAACCGCAATAAATCATCTTTCAGAATATCCTAAAACTCTTTCAGAAAACCAAAACTCACTCCATCCAGACCCAGCCTCTTATAGCTATCACAATCCCACACCGCATTTTTCACTTCCTCCATAGAAAAGGCTTTACCAAATCAGCCCCGTCCTCTCCACTAAGAGTTTTAAACACCATTAGTCTCAGGCCAATAACCATTAGTCTCATTAAAATGATTCCGAAAGTGGTTAAAGACCGCATTCCTAAATTGATCAACATCTTCCACCACCCCGCCATTCTCATTTAAAGATACTATCGTATTAATCCTTTTCATTTAAACTACTTTGTTCTCCTTTCAAATCAAGGGACACAATACACTCTTTAACCTTAAAAATTCTTCCATATAAGTTCTGAGCATGTTGTTTATGCCACCACTTTAACTTTCCTTTTATGAACCGTAGTTTTTCCTTTTAACACATAACCACCCCACCCATCCACTTGGAAAGTCCTCCACTGATCAACCACATATTGACAATACCCCGGAATATCAGCCCAACACTTTAACATGCGTTGAGGCCTCAGACCCCAATTTAGAACATCAATATTCAACAACACATGCCAATGATCAGATAGTCCTCTAGGAAGCTCCCGCTGAATACAGTTTTCCCAAATAGCGCACCACTCTGCATAAACCATAAATCTATCCAGACGACTCATGACTCGACCATCCCCCCTGTATCAAGTCAACCGTCTCCCGCACAACGGAAAATCCACCAAAGCATTTTCCTCAATAAATCTGTTAAAAGATTCCACAAAGTTGTCAACAAAGCATTATAAAATTAGACAAACCTAGTATATTTTTATGGAATTTCGGCTCAACCGCTAACAGAATATAATTTCACCAAGTAAAATTAGAGAGACCTAAGCCTATGTTAGCCAACTTATCTGCACAATGGTTTTCTTCCCTATAAAAAT encodes:
- the LOC131594443 gene encoding uncharacterized protein LOC131594443 yields the protein MAGWWKMLINLGMRSLTTFGIILMRLMVIGLRLMVFKTLSGEDGADLDILKDDLLRFMVDFHSNGKLTKGVNSTFIILIPKVANPPRVAEFRPISLIEKCDRGLISDTQSAFIAGRQILDGILIENELRVMVRMQFPMVWGKWIIECFTTSSASVLVNGSPTDEFKLERGLRQGDPLSPFLFLIATEGFSVLMNAMVRERLYTWYKVGNADGGLMSHLQFADDTLLTGVKS